The genomic window GCGTCGCCCTGGCCGCCGACCGTTCTCTCGGTGGTCTGGCGGAATGGCTGGTTTGGGGCGCACCCAAGACTTCCGGCCTCGCCATCGACGGTGCTGCCGCCCTGCGCGGCGCCATGGTGCCGGTCACCATCCATTACGCCAGCCCAGATCCGCTGGGCTGATTTCCAATCTATCAAGGACTCCAATCATGGGTAAGACGCGCGCTTACGGCGCCGATTGCGCGCTGCTGGCTGCTTTCGAGGCGAGCTACGGCGTGCTTCCGGCCGACGGCTATGGACGGCTGTCGTTCAAGGAATCCAGCCTGGGGGCCGAGCGCCCGCTGGGCTACGACCCGCTGCTGGGTCAGGGCCGTGACGCCCAGGACCCGTTCTATGAGGCGATCAAGGACGAGGGCGATATCGGCGTGCCGCTGGATGTGCGGGCGCTCGGCTTCTGGCTGAAGGGTCTGTTTGGCACCCCCGCCACCACCGACAACGGTGACGGTACCTTCGATCATGTCTTCACCTCGGGCGGCACCCTGCCCAGCCTCGCCATCGAGATCGGCCATGCCCAACTGGCAGCACCGAAGTTCTTCCGCCATGGCGGGGCCAAGCTGGACAAGCTGTCCTTCGACATGGCCCGCTCCGGCGCCGCCAATGCCAGCATCGGGGTGATCGCCCAGGGCGAGACCGAGGCCGCTGCCACCATCGATGCCAACCCGACCAGCTTCGCCCTGAAGCGGTTCAGCCAGGGCAGCGGCACCATTCGGGTCGGCGGTGGCCAGCTGGCCAACGTGGTGGGCGGCAAGCTATCGTTTTCCAACAATCTGGAGCGGGTGGAGACCATCCGCGCCGACGGGCTGATCGACGGCGTGGATGAGACCGAGGCCACCGCCGAAGGCTCGGTGGATATCCGCTTCGGCACCGACACCACGCTGACCGCCGCCATCGCCGCCGAGAGCCCGGTGGCGATGGAATACGGCTTCACCATCCCCGGTTCGGCCTTTGCCCTGACCTTCCATCTGCCCCGCGTCTTCCTGCC from Paramagnetospirillum magnetotacticum MS-1 includes these protein-coding regions:
- a CDS encoding phage tail tube protein, whose amino-acid sequence is MGKTRAYGADCALLAAFEASYGVLPADGYGRLSFKESSLGAERPLGYDPLLGQGRDAQDPFYEAIKDEGDIGVPLDVRALGFWLKGLFGTPATTDNGDGTFDHVFTSGGTLPSLAIEIGHAQLAAPKFFRHGGAKLDKLSFDMARSGAANASIGVIAQGETEAAATIDANPTSFALKRFSQGSGTIRVGGGQLANVVGGKLSFSNNLERVETIRADGLIDGVDETEATAEGSVDIRFGTDTTLTAAIAAESPVAMEYGFTIPGSAFALTFHLPRVFLPKKKQEIKGPGGIQASYDWRAARDPVAGYLLRVTLVNDVAGY